GAGGGATCCGTGATCACGCCCACGGCGCCCGAATTCTTGGCTGCGCCCCGGATCATGCTGGGTCCGCCGATATCGATGTTCTCGATGGCCTCCTCGAGCGTCACCCCCGGTTTGACAGCCGTCTGCTCGAAGGGATAGAGGGCGACCACCACGAGGTCTATGGGGCCGATGCCGTGGGCGTCGAGGGCCTGCATGTGGCCGGGGACATCCCGCCGCGCGAGAATGCCGCCGTGCACCTTGGGATGCAGCGTCTTGACCCGGCCGTCCAGCATTTCCGGGAAGCCGGTCAGCTGCGCCACGTCCACCACGGGGACGCCGGATTCCCGGAGGAGCTTGGCCGTCCCGCCCGTCGAGACGATCTCGATGCCCAGGGCGGAGAGCCCTTTGGCGAAGTCGACCACGCCCGTCTTGTCGTGCACGCTCAGGAGCGCGCGTCCTACCTTGGTCATGCCCTCTCCCTGATCTGGACCCGCCGGCCGTCGATCACCAGGCGCCCTTCGGCGAACAGGCGCACGGCCTCGGGGAAGATGCGATGCTCGACGGCCAGGATCCGCTGCGAGAGCGTCTCTTCGGTATCGCCGGCCTCGATCGGCACGGCCGCCTGGAGCACGATGGGGCCCGTGTCCACCCCTTCCTCCGTGAAATGCACGGTGGCGCCCGTCACCTTGGCCCCATGCTCGAGGGCCTGGCGCTGGGCATGAAGTCCCGGGAAGGCGGGGAGCAGCGAGGGGTGGATATTGAGCGCTCGCCCGCGAAAATGCTCGACGTAGGCGGCGCCGAGAATCCGCATGTAGCCGGCGTGGCAGACCAGACCGACCCCGCGCTCGTCGAGGGCCGCCATCATGGCCTTCTCATGGGCCTCGCGGCTCGGGTACTGCTTGGGATCCACGAAGAGCGCCTCGATGCCGTGGGCGCGGGCGATCTCGAGAACGGGAGCGGCCGCCCGGTCCGACACGAGCACCGCCACCGCCGCCGGGATGCGCCCCGCCTCCACCGCCTTCACGATGGCCTCGAAATTCGAGCCGCGGCCCGAGGCGAGCACGCCGATACGCAGCCGCTCAGGCATAGACCACCGAGCGGGCCCCGGCTCTGATCTCGCCCACGTCGAAGACGCGCTCACCCGCCTGCCCGAGGAGGGCGGCGGCGCGCTCGGCATCGCCGGGCCTGACCACGAGCAGATAGCCCAGCCCCATGTTGAAGGCCCGACGCATCTCGGCGTCCTCCACCCGGCCCGCCTCCTGGATGACGCGGAAGATGGCGGGCACGGGCCAGGCGCCCGGGTCGATGAGGGCCTGGCACTGCTCGGGGAGCACGCGGGGCAGGTTCTCGGTGATCCCACCGCCCGTGACATGAGCCATGGCGAGGACGGGAACGCTCTTGATCAGCGAGAGCACCGGCTTGACATAGATACGGGTGGGCTCGAGAAGCTCATCGGCCACCGTGC
The genomic region above belongs to Candidatus Methylomirabilota bacterium and contains:
- the purN gene encoding phosphoribosylglycinamide formyltransferase; the protein is MPERLRIGVLASGRGSNFEAIVKAVEAGRIPAAVAVLVSDRAAAPVLEIARAHGIEALFVDPKQYPSREAHEKAMMAALDERGVGLVCHAGYMRILGAAYVEHFRGRALNIHPSLLPAFPGLHAQRQALEHGAKVTGATVHFTEEGVDTGPIVLQAAVPIEAGDTEETLSQRILAVEHRIFPEAVRLFAEGRLVIDGRRVQIRERA